From Cannabis sativa cultivar Pink pepper isolate KNU-18-1 chromosome 8, ASM2916894v1, whole genome shotgun sequence, a single genomic window includes:
- the LOC115699230 gene encoding dirigent protein 21 — translation MAQALQTTIIISVIALSLLNLTVNGSKYKNPFLKHLGLLNKKEQLTHLHFYFHDIVSGPNPTALQVASAKTSNTSSTGFGVVVVIDDPLTEGPEPNSKAVGRAQGIYASASQSDVGLLMVLNYVFTEGKFNGSTLSILGRNAVFSAVREMPIVGGTGLFRFARGYAQAKTHTFNLTSGDAVVEYNVYVLHY, via the coding sequence ATGGCTCAAGCTCTCCAAACCACCATTATCATATCCGTAATAGCCTTGTCCCTGTTAAACCTCACCGTTAATGGTAGTAAGTACAAAAACCCTTTTCTCAAACACCTAGGGCTACTTAACAAGAAGGAACAGCTGACACATCTCCACTTTTACTTCCACGACATCGTCAGCGGTCCAAACCCTACAGCCCTCCAAGTGGCGTCGGCAAAAACATCGAACACGTCATCGACAGGCTTCGGCGTCGTGGTGGTCATCGACGATCCCTTGACCGAGGGCCCAGAGCCCAACTCCAAGGCAGTGGGAAGAGCACAGGGAATCTACGCCTCGGCCTCCCAATCCGATGTGGGATTACTTATGGTTTTGAATTATGTTTTCACGGAAGGTAAGTTTAACGGCAGCACACTCAGCATCTTGGGACGTAACGCCGTGTTCTCCGCCGTTAGAGAGATGCCCATCGTTGGTGGAACCGGGCTTTTCCGGTTTGCTAGAGGCTATGCTCAGGCCAAGACACATACATTTAATCTTACTTCTGGTGATGCTGTTGTTGAGTATAATGTATATGTTTTGCATTACTAG